Within Desulfolithobacter dissulfuricans, the genomic segment ATTTATAGCCAGGCAGAGAATATCTTCTGGCTCTGGGAATGGGCAAAAAATGATAACAGATAACGTTCCTAATAATTGGAAATTGAAGGTTTTATGTTTTGTCGGGGAGTTGGCCTGGCCTGTAAGGTTCGCAAGGCCGGTTGTTACCACTATGTGGCGGCATGGTTCTGGAAACGGGAGAAGAGTTGATGGATGAGCTGATATGTTTTTGCTTCGGCTACAGTGAAGAGGATATCCGCAGGGATGTGCGGGAACATGGTCGGTCCATGGTCCTGGAACACATCATGGCTGAAAAGAGGAAAGGGGGGTGTCGCTGCCGGGAAACCAATCCCTCCGGGCGCTGATGTCTGTCTGCGGTCCGCCAGGTGGTGGACAACGAGTTACAGGGTGGATGAAGAGAAAAGTGAAGCTGCTGACTGTCTTTCTGGAGGGGAAAGGAGAAAAGCAGTGCCTGGATGACGACAGGGAGACGCGCCGGCACCGACCGGGTTGCCGGCGCCGTATCTATCAGGCCGTTGAAAAACTACTGCGCTCGATGATACTGCGTCAAAATTCGGCTCAAAGTGCTCATGTACTCCATGTACACTGCGCTTTTCGCCTCATTTTTCCTTGTCTCATCTTCGCTCGCTACGTTTTTTAACAGCCTGCTATTCGTCCGCGGTGAAGGCGGCGCGCAGGTATTCGCGGTTGAGCCTGGCGACGTTGCGTATCGAGATGCCCTTGGGGCAGACGTTTTCACATTCGCGCTCATTACCGCAGTTGCCGAAACCTTCCCGGTCCATGGCCTCAACCATGGCGAGAGCCCGCCGTTTGCGTTCAGGCTGACCCTGTGGCAGCAGGGCCAGCTGGGAGATCTTGGCCGAGACAAAAAGCATGGCCGCCGCATTGGGACAGGCGGCGACACAGGCTCCGCAGCCGATGCAGGCGGCAGCGTCCATGGCCTGCTCGGCCTTGTTCTGGGCCACCGGCAGGTTGTTGGCATCCTGGGGTGAGCCGGTGTTGACCGAGACAAAACCGCCGGCCTGGATGATCCGGTCAAAGGCGGACCGATCCACCACCAGGTCCTTGATCAGCGGAAAAGCCCCGGCCCGGAAAGGCTCGATGATAATGGTCTGGCCGTCCTGGAAATGACGCATGTGCAGCTGACAGAGAGTGGTCTCCTTTTCCGGACCATGGGCAATCCCGTTGACCACTGCCCCGCACATGCCGCAGATTCCCTCGCGGCAGTCATGGTCAAAGGCCACCGGTTCTTTCCCTTCCAGGGTCAACTGATCATTGAGCACATCGAGCATTTCCAGAAAGGACATATCCGTGGAAATGTTTTGCAGCTGATATGTTTCCAGTGCGCCTGGCTGCTCTGGCCCGGACTGACGCCAGACCTTGACCGTGAGATTGATTTTTTTTGCTGCCATGATGGATAGTTCGGTTTGTTATTTGTAGCTGCGCTGCGAGGGTGTCACGTTTTCGAAGTGCAGCGGTTCCTTGTGCAGGACAGGCCGCTTTTCGTCGCCCCGGTACTCCCAGACTGCGACATGGGAGAAATGTTCATCATCCCGCTTGGCCTCGTGCTCTTCGGTCTGGCTCTCCTCGCGCAGGTGGCAGCCGCAGGATTCCTCCCGGGCCAGGGCATCCAGGACCATGACTTCGGCAAACTCGAGAAAATCCGCTACTCGGCCGGCCCGTTCCAGGGACTGGTTGAGTTCCTGTCCGCTGCCTGGTACCAGAACGTTCTCCCAGAATTCTTCCCGGATTTCGGGGATCAGTTCCAGGGCCCGGGTCAATCCTTCCCTGTTGCGGGCCATGCCGCAGTAGTCCCAGAGAACCTTGCCGAGCCTGCGGTGGTAATAGTCCACGGGCTGGAGCCCCGGGCGATTGGTACTGTGGTTTTTCAGGAGCGCCTGGATACGTTCCCGGACCGCGGCCTCGGCCGTATCGTATTCCGGACGGTCACTGTCCACAGAGTACATGCCCATCTGGCCGAAGTAGTTGCCGATGGTGTAGGGCAGGACAAAATATCCGTCCGCCAGCCCCTGCATGAGAGCAGAGGCGCCCAGTCGGTTGGCTCCGTGATCGGAGAAATTGGCCTCGCCGAGGACAAAGAGCCCCGGGATCGTGGACTGGAGTTCGTAATCCACCCACAGGCCGCCCATGGTGTAGTGGACCGCCGGATAGATCATCATCGGTTCCTTGCTGGGATCCCGGTCGGTGATCTTCTGGTACATGTGAAAAAGGTTGCCGTACTTCTTCAGGATCAACTCCAGACCGTCACGTTCGATGGCGTCGCGGAAATCGAGATAGACGGCCAGGCCGGTTTCACCCACGCCCCGGCCCTCGTCACAGACCTCCTTGGCATTGCGGGAGGCTACGTCCCGCGGCACCAGATTGCCGAAACTGGGGTACTTACGCTCGAGATAGTAGTCCCGCTCGTCTTCGGGGATATCGTTCGGGTTTCTCGTGTCGCCGGGCTTTTTCGGAACCCAGACTCGACCATCATTACGCAGGCTTTCGCTCATCAGGGTGAGCTTGGACTGGTAGTCCCCGTGGACCGGGATACAGGTCGGGTGGATCTGGACAAAACAGGGGTTGGCAAAACCGGCCCCCTTCTTGTAGGCCCGCCAGGAGGCAGTCACGTTGGAGGCCATGGCGTTGGTGGAGAGGAAAAACACGTTGCCGTATCCGCCGGTGGCCAGCACCACGGCGTGGGCTGAGTACCGCTCCAGTTCGCCGGTGATCATGTTACGGCAGATGATGCCCCTGGCATGGCCATCCACCACCACCAGATCCATCATTTCCCGGCGGGGATAGATGGTGACCTTGCCCAGTTTCACCTGGCGCATCATGGCCGAGTAGGCCCCGAGCAGCAACTGCTGCCCTGTCTGGCCCCGGGCATAGAAGGTCCGCGATACCTGGGCCCCGCCAAAGGAACGGTTGGCCAGCATGCCGCCATACTCCCTGGCAAAGGGAATACCCTGGGCCACGCACTGGTCGATGATGTTGTTGGAAACCTGGGCCAGCCGGTAGACATTGCTCTCCCGGGCCCGGAAGTCACCGCCCTTGATGGTGTCATAGAACAGGCGGAAAATGGAGTCACCGTC encodes:
- a CDS encoding succinate dehydrogenase/fumarate reductase iron-sulfur subunit — translated: MAAKKINLTVKVWRQSGPEQPGALETYQLQNISTDMSFLEMLDVLNDQLTLEGKEPVAFDHDCREGICGMCGAVVNGIAHGPEKETTLCQLHMRHFQDGQTIIIEPFRAGAFPLIKDLVVDRSAFDRIIQAGGFVSVNTGSPQDANNLPVAQNKAEQAMDAAACIGCGACVAACPNAAAMLFVSAKISQLALLPQGQPERKRRALAMVEAMDREGFGNCGNERECENVCPKGISIRNVARLNREYLRAAFTADE
- a CDS encoding fumarate reductase/succinate dehydrogenase flavoprotein subunit, with the translated sequence MQLDAKIPSGPLAEKWDRARFEYKLVNPANKRKYDVIVVGTGLAGASAAASLAELGYNVKSFCLQDSPRRAHSIAAQGGINAAKNYQNDGDSIFRLFYDTIKGGDFRARESNVYRLAQVSNNIIDQCVAQGIPFAREYGGMLANRSFGGAQVSRTFYARGQTGQQLLLGAYSAMMRQVKLGKVTIYPRREMMDLVVVDGHARGIICRNMITGELERYSAHAVVLATGGYGNVFFLSTNAMASNVTASWRAYKKGAGFANPCFVQIHPTCIPVHGDYQSKLTLMSESLRNDGRVWVPKKPGDTRNPNDIPEDERDYYLERKYPSFGNLVPRDVASRNAKEVCDEGRGVGETGLAVYLDFRDAIERDGLELILKKYGNLFHMYQKITDRDPSKEPMMIYPAVHYTMGGLWVDYELQSTIPGLFVLGEANFSDHGANRLGASALMQGLADGYFVLPYTIGNYFGQMGMYSVDSDRPEYDTAEAAVRERIQALLKNHSTNRPGLQPVDYYHRRLGKVLWDYCGMARNREGLTRALELIPEIREEFWENVLVPGSGQELNQSLERAGRVADFLEFAEVMVLDALAREESCGCHLREESQTEEHEAKRDDEHFSHVAVWEYRGDEKRPVLHKEPLHFENVTPSQRSYK